Below is a window of Peromyscus eremicus chromosome 22, PerEre_H2_v1, whole genome shotgun sequence DNA.
TCTGGATCCCAGGGCACAAGGGGTAAAGGCTCCGGGTAGCAGCAATCCTCGGCTAGCTCAAGAAATCTCAGACGCTTGCAGTTTGGGGGGAATCACTATAGAATTTGTGGAGATAAGATTAATTACAGCCGAGGTTCGTACCTCACAGTACCACCTCTGGGCTCACAAAGCCAGTATAACACTTTACCTGCCATAACTTCctggcatttttctcttttttctttcttttctttcttttttttttttaaaggcaaatgtTCTGTAATCCCGGGTAACCACACAGCTACAAGCCCCTTCATGCCTATCTGGTAAGACAGGAGGCACCCATAACAGAGCGAGGGAAGCGTGCAGTTACCAAATCAAAcactgtacagacacacacaagcacagtaCCAAAACGCGCACACAGGAGGAGGCTCCCCGCAAACACTCACCATGTATTCAGCCACAGAGTACTTTGCTGTCGTTCGACATAAGCTCAGAAGGGAATTCAGAtgcctggagagaaagaagataaaaggCAGGGATATTAGACAATCTTAGAAGAGGatagcctccctcctcctcttacGAAAGTGCCAACAAGTCCCATTAAACAGGTTCACGCTACCATGCAGATCCAGAGACGCAACCTACACAGAAGAACTTAAGTAGCGATTCCGCAGGAGGCTCAAtgtacagttttctttaaaaaataaagttaatgaGCCCGTCTCCACAATGGGCTTTTAAAAGGAGTGACAGGTCGGGCGACCGGGAGTTTACGGGCAGGGAGGGGAGTACTCGGCGGGCGAGCGAGTCTCACCTGCAAGGACAGAATGCTGATGTCCGTGTTGAGGGTGGTCAGCGGCGTCCTGGACGCCTGGTTCTGCCCAGGTCTCTGGTGGTGCAGGCTGACAATCGTGGGGTGAGAGTCCAGGGCGATCTGCAGGTCCAGGATGTAATCGATGACGTGCTGCAGGATTTCCATCTTGGTCACCTTCTTGTTCTGCGGGATGCTGGGCACCAGTTCCTTGAGCTTGGAGTAGCAGTCGTTCATGTTGTACAGCAGACTCATCGGGTCGTCTACCGGGGTCTTGCTCCGGGAGATGCCCAAGCCGTGGTCCGACAGGCTGTTCTTCCTAACGGACCTCACCGGACTGAAGGCTTTCATGCTGCTCGGAGGAGGAGAGGCCGGGGAAAGGGAGCAGCCGCAGGGGGTTGGGGGGGCTGAGCTGGCTGCGCGGCACCTGGCTCGGCTCAGAATGAAGCGCGAGCCGGGGCGGGTCGGCTTTTATGCGCGCTCGCCCGGGCCGCTCGATCGGGCATCGCTCAGCCGCCATTGGTGGAAGCGGCCCCGTCCATCATGCCGAGGGAGTGCTCCCATTGGCGAGCGCGAGCGCTCGGTCCTTCCGCGTTTGCAGCCAATGCCCGTGGGGTGGGAGGAGCGGGCGCGAGCCCAGCTGGGGTGGTAAAATGAGTACAGTGTGCGCAGGGAGCCCAGGGGGCCCGGGTGTGCAAATGTGCCCCCTTGATTCCGATCCCCGGAGTGGTTAGGACCCTCCACCCTGGAGGTGTGCCCGGTGCGAGCCATCCCCCGGCCCGGGGCTGCCAGCAGCCCTAAGGTCTCCGCTCAGCAGAGGGGAACTCATAGGTCGCTAGCGTCAGGGAAGACGGCAAAGGGCGACCTTTGCAGAGGGGAAAAGAAGCGCGCCGTTAGGGAGTCACGTTTGTAGAGTGAGTTCCTTCTTTTAAGATGAAGAAAGCTGTGTTTaagggtgggggggcggggggaactACCCACGTCCACATTCAGGACAGGTTTAGCGTGGGGTTTTGCAACTTGGAGCAACGCGGGAGGCCTTCTCGGAAACTCAGTGACAGAGGAGTTGGAGCGAACACTGTGCGGTCTCCCTCAGACCGCAGAGGAGCCCCGAGGGACCCGGCACGTTCAGGATTCTCCCCCTCTCCGCCCCTCCAAGAATGAGGCCAGGGTTTAGTATAATGACTCCGTTAGTCGGAGGTCATTAGTAGGGTTTGCACACTGGAACTACATTTACATACACTGCCCTTGGTCTGTGCCCTTCAGTGTAGGTGGCAAAGTGATGCGATTAATTATGCACAAATTGTGATTTCTGGTGTCACATTCCAA
It encodes the following:
- the Id2 gene encoding DNA-binding protein inhibitor ID-2, whose amino-acid sequence is MKAFSPVRSVRKNSLSDHGLGISRSKTPVDDPMSLLYNMNDCYSKLKELVPSIPQNKKVTKMEILQHVIDYILDLQIALDSHPTIVSLHHQRPGQNQASRTPLTTLNTDISILSLQASEFPSELMSNDSKVLCG